The segment CCTGGCTGCCGAGACGAAAGGCGATATGGGCCAGACCGACCGCTTTGGGGTTGGGCGCCTCGGCCTCGGGGCCGATTTCAAACAGGGCCAACTCGTGGTGGTCGCGTCCGTGGTTGGCCAGAAAGACGGCCCGAATTTCGGACACATCTTTCATGATCTGCATACCCAGGACCTCGGTGTAAAACTTGCGCGAGCGGTCAAGGTCGCGGACCTTGATGACGGCGTGGCCAATGCGTTCGGGGCGGATCATAGCGGAACCTCCTGTGTGGGATGTGTTTACCCTTACTCGTTTTTGCTGACTTTCTCTACAGGCAGGACAGGTCTTCGCTCATCATGCTCTGGTGTCAAGCGGGCGATGTCGTAGCCATCGACGACGCTGGCTTGGCCGAACAGCTCGACCGCCGG is part of the Desulfurellaceae bacterium genome and harbors:
- a CDS encoding VOC family protein, which produces MIRPERIGHAVIKVRDLDRSRKFYTEVLGMQIMKDVSEIRAVFLANHGRDHHELALFEIGPEAEAPNPKAVGLAHIAFRLGSQEELEAAYHELKDKGVPVHFTVNHGITRSVYFEDPDGYELEVYCDNDAAEYVQFPNAYLGVEKLEYAQEDKGLRDVIAAMRQ